In the genome of Populus nigra chromosome 19, ddPopNigr1.1, whole genome shotgun sequence, the window aatgatgttgCATATGAGAAATATTTCAATCTAATCAGTTTATGAGAGTataagacaaaaatattttaaaataataacttgtTAATATTTTACTTACTAAACAAAATGTTTCAATTCATCGTAGTTAAATTACACATAATTATGTGCATGTTTGAATTCAATTTCTATTTAGTATCTTCCCCtcactatattttttagtaaaggTTATTCAggatgggaaaaaaattaacaaattccCACTTGAAGCATTTCCCTACCGTCATCATGTTTTGGaatgtgattgatttttattctcaaaTGAGACTTAAAATAGTACGAGAATGTTGATATCTCTTTAATAATATAAGCCCTgtatatcgaagcctcaacatgcgtcttatttttaacttttttctttaggTTGAACAAATATCTATATGGAATTAAATggatgttttaaattaaaaaaaaaagacaatagaAATTTAATTAGGATGCACGTGTAATTTCTAACCTTTCGAATGAATACATCTATCTATATTGGACATGGCAtccaacttttgcctcaaacggtaaatgtatgGGTAGTGCTCCATTGactcaaagaaaaatgaagggaATATCATCTTAAGCTTGTATATTGTCTAAACGATATCCATTTCAAGTTTTCTCATGTGTTGATTATGCAATTTATTAGAGcatatatatctaaaaaagTGACTTATCTTTGTGATTGCAtcccatatcttttttttttacaataaatcaCAGTAAGCAAGTTGAATAAATGTTAACAAGTGGTAGTTATGACTCTTCATTTCATACAATCTTTCATCCTACAAATTCACCAATCTAGATATGTTAGAAGCATATTCATCAgaaaaacacagactcttaagaGTCATTGGTAGACAAATAATTATGCATTCTTGTGTAAGGCGAAGCTGAATTTGGGCTTTGCTACCCATGACCTATCATAAgccaatttcatatttttacagTGACAAAACAAAATGTATATCCATTCTAGCCTTCATGTTGTCTTTTGTCTTCCCTTTCACATTCATCACCATGTTAAAAATGTTTCCAAATATGTTCCTTTTAATATGCATGACATCTATATTATGGCAGAAAAGATTAGTCTTCCAATAAAAAAGcttcaaaaaaatactttgcttTACCTAATTATAGGTTACGCCAAAACCATGAAACTTCTGTTTACCgaattgaaaatcaaacataATGCCCTCATACTGTAAGACCACACcatacaattcttcaccggaCAGTACCGGCAGTGCAACATTCCTTTCAAATATACCTACAAAGAAGTCCTTTCTGTACTTGTGATCGATTAGTAAGAATCTGCagtggcaataaaaaaaaaagctttaccaCTTTTTGTTAAGGTGaaagctttattatttttcatatatgctAATTTTTCATACATGctttaattagaaataatcCTATACacaggaaaatcattgatagtctaCATCAAAGCTGCcttcatttgaaaattttgtttcctcaagACATCATATATCAAAGTCTTGGATGACCACAACtgcttcaactcatcaatcaacagtcaaagaaaaatatttatattctacTTGTACTATTAAAACGGGGTATGATTGTAGATAAGAGTATGAACTCTGACCTCATACACTTTTTTGGTGACAAGTTGTAAATCGTGAATATTACTGGCCAACAAAAATATGTTGAGGTAAATGACCCGAATTGAATTCGTCTATAAATAATCCAATACGTATATTCTATGGTTCCATTGAAAACTAAGGATGCACCCTATTAAACTACTTCTAAGCTTTACCATTGGAAATGTGCATCATAACTCCATCCATCATATAATGTGAATAACCCAACATGTATGTGTTATGTCAAATGCTCAACAGTCTTTGAAGACGTGATAACCTTTACAGTTTAGGAATGATTGAGAAGcatctcaattttttatgtGCAATTGAATCCTTCCCTTGCCAGTTTTGAGTTTATACCGAGCATGCCCTCAGATTCTGTACTTTGGTCAAATTTGCATTTTCTAGGTAATACAATATGCAGAAATTTGGATACATGTTAGTTTTTTAGTATCTTAGGCTAAAGAGTTTCATCATAGGCTTAACAACATAAAAATTCTCTATCAACCTATTCTTTTTgggtaaaatgcttctcaccctttttaatgttttttaattgattgaaaatatttcaacttCTGTTAGAGataacatcaaataaaaaaaatattttagtttttaccaTATAATATAAGGACATCAattgttgaagaaaaacaaCTCTTTAACATTTACTTGATGATCAATTTACTTGAACACTTCATTATGTCGCAattatctttttgtttctaGACACTGATGCTTAACCATCTTTTTTATTGCAATCATTCAGCATTGAAGTCAAAATAACTTAAAACTAATGATACTAGATAAGTGGCAAGTGCTTCGCTGCAAGCCACATTACAAATCATCGATGGCGTTAAGAAAAGTAAAAGTGTCGTAAGAAATTAAGGAAAGCTATGCAATTTGAACAGATAtgtataaaagagaaaaaacaactaAAGTAAACAAGAGGTAAAATTAGCTACAACACAATATGTGCGGAGAAGGGAAATGCAATGTTGGCAATGAATAAAATGCAACAATGATAGTGAATCAACATCACTAATGCCAAGCTAATCCAAGGACTTTTGCCTGTTCAAATAAAAGAGGTAAAAGTTCAAAGATGCTGGGCAAGTCAATGAAGAAACAATAACTTTGATTGGTTGGCCTTTTGTTAGAGAGTTATGGTGTCAATGCGAGCAATCTGTAGTCCAGCTTTTTGGCAAGTGCATTAAAAAGTGAGGTGTTAGCCATCCTGTGATCAATTGATATGGTAAGTGTAATTGCTAAGAAAAATGCAGAACTTATTAGACTTGTAGTAGTAGGTGTAAAatgaaaaaggtaaaaaaatatatcagacGACTAAGCCAttgtaagagaaaaaaaggctATAAATGCAGCGTTGACAACCCTAGATTTTGTTGTGTTCTTGTAAATTTCACACTTAAAAAATTAGAGTGATTTTTGAAACTTAGATTAAAGAAAACATATAGTAAATATgttctttgacaaaaaaatccTCTACTAAATGAACCAGTTGTGATCCTGTAAAGCaaaaaagagaaagcaaaatCTTGAAATGGAtagaataacaaaaattaattcattcaaTTTGAGATCATTGTACTCCACCCATGAAATTCCAAAACTCCCTTCATTATAAGCACCTTGGCTATCATGACAACATCAATAATAAAGTcaatttgaaacataaaatcaagaaactttctttacattttaattCCAAAACTCCTTTCACATCTCTCATTTTCCCTCATTCCTCTGATTATTTTATCTCTTTTCCCTTCTCCatcattttaaagataaatcaaAATGACTCCACaagagataataaaaataaatcagatcGAAACAAcctttattttctataacactTTAAGTTTTGTCCTTGGAAAATGTTTTGAATGAAAAACatgatgtataaaaaaaatattgtaatctAAAAAGCACAGTTATACAATGGAAAAGTTAGCTTTAACTGTTGGATGTGTAGTAGCTTActtggaaaataaaaggaaattaaagtTGCGGACAATGGTTATGGTTTTTGACGGGTAAAAAAGAAAGGTTGGGAAGGCAGGTAACGaattctaaactaaaaaaaaatcatgtttgtaAGAAAGTCAAGAACAAAAACTATAAGAAAGCTTTCAAAACCATGTATACAAATCATATATGATGTTTTTCCTTCATAGCAcactattttttcaaaaaaataaaatattggcttaaaataaattatactttttaaattttatcgaCCTTGCATGCTAATCGAAAAGAGAACTTTAAAagtgtgaaaaagaaaagaaactctaTTTTATAGCTGGTAAGCTAAGAGAAGGGGTTGCAAATTCTATGACACAAATGAGAAGTATAAAATGAtaccatgaaaataatttttcttcgaTAAGTTGATTCAGTTCGTTAGAGAACCAAAATAGAAGAGAAAACTCACCCTTACACACTCACAAATAGAGATACGACAATCTGAATTATTATTaagcaaaaacatgaaaactaaAACTTAGGTTACAAAGATGTTTTTATATGTGTAATAACCTAAGCTAAATCCTAGAATACCTAAGATGTGAACTTGTATAAGGCTCACTTACAATTAGACCCAAACCCTTAATTAAACAAGTCCAAATAGTGATAATTAAgcttaaaacatgaaaacataaattaaaataaaggtcTGAAGCATTTGTCgcaaataacaaagaaaataacataaaagagTTATTTCCTAGCTTATATACTCCCCTTAGCTAAATAATCCTTTCTTATAGCTCTAAGATCAATTGTTGACTTGGAGAATCAATTCTGATATGGAAATTTTTGTTGTAGCCTTTAATTTTCCTTGTAGAGCTTGGTTTCCTTACTTGGACAAAAATAATGATCATTTCctcagtttttaattttattagttttctttttagactagaaaaataattaaataatcctctctagtttaagaaataaatttgtcGCCCTTTAATTTTCTTAGTGGACTAAGAATCCTCTTCTATTAAATAACCCTTGTAATTGACTCATATGGCATCTCTAAAGGGTCAAATAACGTGTTTAGTCATGGTATTGAGCTAGTCCTCATCATCTCCTCtctattcaaaaaaattcaacctcGAATAATCACTTACATCAAACAGAGTAAAATCAGAAACGTTAAAAGTAGCACTAATATCATACTCACCTAGTAAATTAACTTTATAAGTATTGTCATTAATCCTTTTAAGGATTTGAAATGACCCTACATCAACTCCTAAAGGAAATTCCTGTGTTAATTGTTAGCAAATGGATATTCCAATTAGGATGACAACGGTTTGAAGATCGTCAGATGTTTTAGAAAGTTACCATGACAAAAGACAAAATAGAGTATTAGACAAGTAAGGTATTATAGTTATAAAGGATTTATAGtcataaatacttttttttataatcttttaaactagTAAAAGTTATTTATTCTAAGCTTGGCTGTCTTGaagggtttgttttttaatcttttaaagagCTCTTCAAAAAGCTTTTTCTTCGTAACCAaacaacttatttatttaagtttttcatgcttttatttatttaattacttgaTAAATAGTTACAAAGTGTTAAGAAATTGCTTTTTAATATAGAGGGAACAAAAACGAGACTGTCATAAGTTACTTTCCAGTATTCAGATTTGTATGCTATGTGTTCATACCTGATCATCTACGAAGTGAATTTGATAAGAAGGTGATTCGATGTATGTATTTGGGCTATTACGGGCAAGGAAAAGGCTGGAGATATTGCAATCCCGATACCAATAGATGTATGGTATCGAGAAATATCATGTTTGATGAAGAAACTTCTTGATGGTCATCAGAAATGATGAAGAGgaaagataataataatcatgaaGAAGGGTCTAATAGCTTGTTTAAGGATGTGCAACTAATACTTGATAAATTAAAGGAGTCCACAGTATCAAAATGATCAAGAAGCACCTATAGAACAAGTAAGCCCCTGGGAAACTAGAGTTTATCAAGTACCTACTGAAAAAGAGCAACCCGACAAACAAGAAGTTCAAGAACAAGTTACACCTCAAGTGAGGAGATCAATAATACAACGAAAACCAAATCCAAAATATGCTAACACAACATTGGCTTTGGAAGTTCAAGTTACAGAGCCTATGACTTATGAAGAAGCGTCGCAGGGTAGTGAATGGAAGAAGGCAATGGATGAGGAGATTCATGCtctaaaggaaaataaaacatggGATTTAGTTCCAAAGCCTGAAGACGTAAAGCCCATATCCtgcaaatgggtttacaaggtAATGACATGTTCAGATGGATCGAAAGATATAAGGCATGACTAGTAGCTCGAGGATTCTCCAAACAATTTGGATTAGATTATGATGAAACGTTTAGTATAGGAGCAAAAATCACTACTGTGAGAGTAGTACTTGCATTAGCAGCTAACAGGTCATGAAAACTATGGCAATGGATATAAAGAATGCATTTTTGTATGGAGAGCTTGATCGGGAGATATATATGGAGCAGCCACAAGGGTTTCAAAGTAAACTTCATCCTGGAAATGTATGCAAGCTTAAAAAAGCTCTATATAGATTAAAGCAAGCTCCAAATAACAGATTTCTGATGCAAAGTGGCTACTCAATGGCTTAGTCATATTCAAACCTATTTGTTAAAAATCAAGGGGGAAGAATAACAGCAATTTTGGTCTAAATGGACGAACTCATTATTATTGGAGACGATGTGGAAAAAATTCCACCAAGCAGGAGAAAATTTAGTAGTCCGCTTTCAAACGAAAAAGCTTGGAGCGCTTAAGCATTTTCTTGGACTTGAAGTTAAACGAACAAAAAGTGGTTTGTTTCTAAATCAACAAAAGTACGCAAAGGATCTGCTACAAAAATCTGGAATGCTCATCTGCAAGCCTGTTTCTACCCTGATAGAAGTTCACATAAAACGAGGAAAAAGATTTGAAATATACAATTACGCCTCACCTTTAGTCAATACTCTAATCACCCATAAATTTAGGTCTTTAGGTTCTTAAAACATAGCTAAGAAGTGACATAGAAGGAAGAGAAGGAAGTTAGCTTCACTCACATTATAGCATCACCACAGACACATCATATCCACAGCATGTTTTGAAGAAACTGTTAATCCATTTCTACTCCTTTAATCTTCTAAACTCTAAATGGTATAGTATCTTAGAGAGAAAGATCCAATAAGCTGGAATTTAAGATCTTAGAGAAACAAAGAGAGCATAAACTTCTGTTAGTTATCTTTGGACGTGGACGTAAACAAAAAGATTTGagatttcaaaatttgaggTTGAGTCAAAATgtattgaaaaaattcaaattattactggtaaagtttttatttctttaattattaaaattaactgTATGCCCCTTGGTTCTCTTTCAGCCAACTTTCCTGACTGAAGCTTGTGAGATGTTATGTTAATAGGAGTGTGGGACGATGTGATATTTGGGAATTGGCTGTATAAGAACCAAGAGGAACAATACCTGTTTAGTTCATAAGATATACAGTGTTGAAGGTCAAACATGGGCTTGAAAGACGCCCTTACTACATGGTAGCCTTATGATGACTTGGGCAATAAGAAGCAAATGCCATTAAACTGACATGCTGTCAAGGTGCCCTGTCTCCTCAAGGGCAGGGGCAAAGAGTGTCCTTTGATGGTGGCCAGAGCTCTGCTGTTCTTCCAACCAAAAGTCTTATTTTAACCATCATGATCCCTAAGCAATCTGATGTAGAATGCAAGTCTGGACGTTTGTGGGGAGGCTTGGTTCCTCTCTTTAATTAGCACTGCTCTGTCTGACAATCTCCCCAAAGTTGCTCAGTTGGGTATACAGATACCATGTGTAGCAGCTGTATTGAATGAAGGCAATATTCAATTTCTGCCTTGGCTACGCAGACCCTTTATGCCTTTGAGGAGGTGTTGTTGGCTCTAGACAATATGGTTGTAACTTAGCAGTGCCTTTTGGAGCCATTAGAACGTTGATGTCTAGCAGTAATTGTGTGATTTTGGCTCTTCTGATCCATCAGTGATTGATGCTGGACATCGAGGGATAATTCTGTCTTCTCTCTCTTGTGGTGAAGGTGGCTTGGCAGTTGACTTATCTTCTGATGCTTTTTTTCATCGTCGATTGTTCGAACTTCAAACACTAGTTGGTTTCCTTCTTTTACAGTGCTTCCTTTGAGCTTTAACAATGTTCAAAGAAGTGGGTGTGGAGTTTGAGCATCTTTCCAGGAAAAATGTTATGTAGCATGAAGCTACATTAAGATGTTTTGCAATGTTGATCAgttcttgtaattttattggGAAACGAGTGAAAGCAGTTTTCTAACCTCCAGTCTTTGTTCCTTTTCAACGACAATTACGTTATTCCTTGTGTCAGATCTGGAACCTCCTCGTCAAGGGCCAAAGACATCAGCAAGAACTGCCCAAAGGCTGATCGCTTATGGAATGGGGTTGAAACTGCCGACAACCTTTGGTTCAAGAGAACTGAAGAGCCAGGAAGAAACCAGAAAGAACCGGATAGTTACAAGGCAAGAATGAAAGATGATGCTTGGGGCGATGATTGATGGAAAAACAAACTAGAAGGATAGCTTTGTAGTATTAAAGACCAGTTCAACTACAAAAAGAAACATAGCCTTAGAAATGGACGTATCTTGTATTAATGGATTGCTTGCACTCATGTTTTTATTCTAGGCAGATTGGTCTTtaccttattttctttttgttctaaTTTACTCATTGAATGACATGACATTTATGCATTTTGCTTCTATGATGCTATAAGAGAACTATTGTAGCTTTGGCATCTGTTTATAGTTTGTGTTTAGATAATTAGTCAAGCATATCGAATTCTTATACTTTGGCATCTGTTTATTGCTTCGTCCTTTGATCATTTCTGTtgccatttaattattttttctttccaaaaaatACCTTCTTCAAAGTGAGAAAATGATCTCTactcgggaaaaaaaaaaaaaaaactcaaatttgcTTACCACAGTATCCATTTTACATCGAGCTTGGATCTGCAAGGAGTCAGATATACAATAAAATTGAACCAAAACTTATCCCTCCTCTCTCACTTGTAGATTACAGGCAATAATACGATataaagtttcaaaaaaaaaaaaaaaaaagcttgcaGTATTATAATTCATAACCCCTTCGCATTGGACCTTCCTATAAAATCTTTGATCCACAAAAAGCACATCGTCGAAAGAGATCAAATGTGAAACATTTTGCAATCATGAACTCTTTCTAGAAAGATTCTTAAGTCCACTTCCCACACATTTGAGTATAACCGTCCCTGTTGATGGATCAGGCTTGATGACGAATTTAACACCCAAAAAATCCCTGATGAGCCTTAGTGTTTCTATTCCATGGGTTACTAGCTTTCCTACACGAATCTTTGAAACATCTTGGGGGCATAATGCACAAAGAAGAAACAACAAAGCCTGCAACCAAATGACAACAGCAATGAAAATCAGGTGGCATACAAGAGGTATAAAATAACATTGCAAGACCCATAAAGATTtcactcttcttcttttcctcgaAGGTGTCATGCTATTCTCCCAAGTAAAGATTCGAAATAAATCACTAACGTGGTCTTTTCAGGATTCATCTATAATTCAATATCATTACCGCCACCCAAGATAATCAGAAGCAGATAATTAGTCATTAACAGCTTTCATTTAACTTCATTTAGTGATGCTTTTGGGAAAGTACTATTAATGCAGTACCGgggtattgaaaaaaaaaaaaacagagaactGCGTGAATTTAACCACGctcacaagaaaaaagaaaaagaaaaaaagagagcagaTAACACGAACCTGGTGTGTTGTATCTACAACTCCACCTTGCTCAATTTCATTAAGGAGAACAGAAGCAATTTGCTCACCAACATCTTCTGCAGGCACCAACTCTTGTTTCTCACCTTCCATTCCACCATCATCCGCTCGTGCATAAGAAACTGCAGTATCAGCAGTGATGAAACAACCAGAAGTAGTTTCCGCAACCAAGGATATTCCATAACCAGGTGAACTGCCCATTAAATCAATATCTGTGTGAGCTATACTCTCTGTAGCATgctgaaagtaaaaataaaacataaaaaaattccaagcaGCGTTGCACATTTCTCTCTACTGTGCTTGAAAAAGCCAGACAAACAAACATGTAACATTTTCTCTAAACAGGTATAATACTTTCCAACTGGCAGACCagctttataaataaatatgcgaACATcacgaagaagaaaataaaaacaaaaaagttcaaGCAGCAATTCACATTTCTCTCTAcaatatttccaaacaaacaaTGAGatgacaattttttattaacagataACATACTTTCCAGCTTGTTGACCAGCTTTATGATCAGTGAATATGTGGACATCAGGAAGTAAATGATTAAAGATTCCTCGAGCAGCATGTATCATGGTATTCTCAAACTGAGAAGAGACTCTGGTTGAGAAAGTCACCCCTCTAATCCTCTTAACCATTCCCTCATCAATCCAAGTGACTGCCTGCAGTGTAACAACTaagaacatggaaaaaaaaaacatacaaatgaACTACCACAGGATTCAAAATCTCACTGTTAAACTTTGAATAACGGGAACTGATAAGAGAACTTCTCCGCCACCATGAGGTGGAGCACCACGACTTTCTATTTTCAGTTCCAATCCTTCTGAAGGAACTCCGAATTGCTTCAATAATGGTAAGGTAGCAGAACGGAAAGTGTCAACACAAGGGTCCTTAGAATCATTTGTAATTCCT includes:
- the LOC133679252 gene encoding probable RNA 3'-terminal phosphate cyclase-like protein isoform X1 yields the protein MGKVSYKKLRGSQNLRQRLLLATLSATPVQVEDIRANDMMPGLRPHEVSLLRLLEKISDDCVVKINETGTKFQYKPGIVMGGRHLVHDCGVSRAIGYFLEPLVVLGLFSKKPLSIRLKGITNDSKDPCVDTFRSATLPLLKQFGVPSEGLELKIESRGAPPHGGGEVLLSVPVIQSLTAVTWIDEGMVKRIRGVTFSTRVSSQFENTMIHAARGIFNHLLPDVHIFTDHKAGQQAGNSPGYGISLVAETTSGCFITADTAVSYARADDGGMEGEKQELVPAEDVGEQIASVLLNEIEQGGVVDTTHQALLFLLCALCPQDVSKIRVGKLVTHGIETLRLIRDFLGVKFVIKPDPSTGTVILKCVGSGLKNLSRKSS
- the LOC133679252 gene encoding probable RNA 3'-terminal phosphate cyclase-like protein isoform X2 — protein: MGKVSYKKLRGSQNLRQRLLLATLSATPVQVEDIRANDMMPGLRPHEVSLLRLLEKISDDCVVKINETGTKFQYKPGIVMGGRHLVHDCGVSRAIGYFLEPLVVLGLFSKKPLSIRLKGITNDSKDPCVDTFRSATLPLLKQFGVPSEGLELKIESRGAPPHGGGEVLLSVPVIQSLTAVTWIDEGMVKRIRGVTFSTRVSSQFENTMIHAARGIFNHLLPDVHIFTDHKAGQQAGNSPGYGISLVAETTSGCFITADTAVSYARADDGGMEGEKQELVPAEDVGFVVSSLCIMPPRCFKDSCRKASNPWNRNTKAHQGFFGC